From uncultured Desulfobacter sp.:
TTCACGCATTTAAAAAAAAAACTTACGACTCACGAGTAAGGACCAACTCACCATTTTACTTGGCGGAAGGGTAGCCGAAGAGATCGATTTTGGTGATATTTATAGCGGGGCTCAAAACGATCTGGAAAGAGCGAGTGAAATTGCCCGTGCCATGGTCTGCCAGTTCGGCATGAGCGATAATATCGGGCCGCTCACCTACGGCAAACGGCAACAACTCATGTACCTCGGCGTTCAGGGCCAGGAAGAACGAAATTATAGTGAAGAAACCGCCAAGCTTATCGATAGTGAGGTTCGCACTTTGGTGGAAGAAGCTCATGAAAAGGCGACTCAAATTCTCACAAAAAAAAAGAGCTACTCTTGACTCTCTCGCTGAACTGTTGCAGGAAAAAGAAGTGCTCAGCGGTGATGAGGTCGCCAAGGTGACGAAGAAAGCAGATAATGAAAGAGAAAGATGAAAACATACCTTATTTGTTTTTTTATTCTATTGTTTGTTTTGTTATTCTGGTACGGATATGTTTTGTTGAAACCCATGCCCGGTGCTTTTGTCCGCTATCTTGCCTGGACCATGACACCTGCCGCCACTGTATTGCGGGGAAGTACAAATACCGGGGATGCAACTATCCATTATGTCAGCTACGGTTGTGGTCCGGCAGTATTGCTCTTGCATGGAGGCTTGAGCAACCGTCTAATCTGGTTTTCCCAGATTCCATGGCTGGTAGCAGCAGGGCGACAGGTGGTGCTGCCGGACACTCGAGGTCACGGAGGTTCTGGACTTGGCTCTCAAGAATTGAACTATCGATTGCTCGCATCAGATGCGATCCATGTTTTGGACAAACTCAACATCCAGCAGGCCGATGTCATTGGCTGGAGCGACGGCGGAAATACAGCATTGCAGATGGGACATTACTGGCCGCAACGGGTTAAGAAAATGGTTGTTATTAGCGGGAATTTTAATCCTTTGGGCCTTATTCCCGACGCGCTGGGCGAAACGCACACACAATCCTGCGGATTGGAATACTGGTTCAAAAGATGGTGGACTGGTGCCGGAAGACGCCTGGTTATTCTGGAAAAGCGTATCAAGAGAATGTGGCTTACCCGCCCAATGATAAAGCCGGTTGAGTTAAAAGGGATTGTCCTCCCAACTCTGGTGATCATCGGCGAACATGACATCATCTCAATCGGACATGCAAAACAGATGGCCGAACTTTTGCCGCATGGCGTCCTGGAAGTCATCCCAGGCGGCCATTCTACACCTGTAACCCATTCGGTTCAGGTAAATGAAGCGATTGCCATTTTTTTTGGAATTCATGGGCTGGCCCAATGAATAAATTATTGTCTAACGAACTTAGGACCGCAAATTTGATGTCGAATCAGCAAAGGATTGGTATTGCATGATTGAAAAAATTCTTCACCGGATAAAACCCTATATCGGCTTTGTGCTGTTCCTTGTGGCAATCCTTATCGTACACCATGAACTCAAGGTGCACAGCATTGAAGAAATTGCAGCCGATCTTGTGCAGGTTCCCATGTCCGTCATTCTGCTGGGCGTCCTGCTGACGGGAATCAATTACCTGTGTTTGACAGGGTATGATTTTATGGCCCTGCGTTACCTGGGCAGGACCGTGCGGCCCAGGAACGTAATCATGGCATCTCTGATCAGTTTTTCCATCAGCAATAATACCGGACAGGCACTGATCAGCGGGTCGTCCATGCGATATCGATTTTACAGTCTGTGGGGTCTTTCCGGCATGGAAATCATCAAGTTTTCCCTTTTTATCAGCCTGATGTATGTGTTGGGCGCAACAACGCTTTTTAGCATCACCACGTTGACCTCGCCCCATCTGATGGCGGCGTCATTGCCCCTGGCCCACACCGTTCAATGGCTTGCCTGGTCTGCCCTGGCAGCCCTGGCAGTCTACTGGTGCATCATCGTGTTTCGTAAAAAGCCTTTCATTATAAGGGGCATGGAACTTTTTCTGCCGGGCCCCGGTCTCTCAATGGCCCAGACAATTATTGTCAGTGTCGATCTAATTTTAAGTTCATTTATTTTATATCTATTTATTCACGTTCATGTGGACATTTCGTTTCATTCTTTTCTTGCTGTTTATATTGCCGCCCAGATTCTGGGACTGTTCAGTCAGGTCCCTGGGGGACTCGGCGTATTTGAAGGGGCGTTTCTCTATCTTCTGGGGAATGACATCCCGGCATTTTCTGTTTTTGCCGCCCTGCTCGTGTTCCGGCTTGTCTATTATTTTGTTCCTCTTGTACTCTCCGGAGCAGGGTTGCTGACCTATGAACTCTTGCAGCACCGTACGTTGGTCAAAGAAAATGCCCAGGCAACCCTCGGGTATCTTTCCCGGGGGATTCCCCATATTTTTTCGATCCTGCTGGTTCTGGCTGGCGGATTGTTACTGGTTTCCGGGTCAACCCCAACCGATCGTGGTGCATTGAAATGGCTGTATGAGACATTGCCACTGTCGGTGATGGAGGCTTCCCATCTGATCGGCAGCATTGTTGGCCTTCTGCTGTTGTTCATGGCCCGGGCAGTTCGGCTGCGCATCGATGCGGCCTATTTTGGCATCCTTGTGCTGCTGGTCACAGGCGCCGTCTCCTCCCTGCTCAAAGGTTTTGACTGGCAGGAGGCCCTGGTGCTGGGAATATTTTTGATCCTGTTTCTGCCGTCCCGGCGATTTTTCTATCGAAAATCCTCATTGTTCACCATGCCCTTTTCCTGGTCATGGCTCGGGTTTGTGGGTGTTGTTATTATGGGCACCACATGGATCGGATTGTTTTCCTACAAGCATGTTGAATATACCAATGACCTTTGGTGGCGGTTTGCATATAATGGCGATGCACCCAGGTTTTTAAGATCTTCATTCATCCTTGCCGTTATGGTGCTGTCATTTTGTGTTTACCGCCTGATGCGGGTACGGCCCCAAAAGGCTCACCTGCCGACCCAGGAGGAAATTGATGAGCTGGAACCCATTGTTCACAATGCCCGGGATACCCAGAGCCACCTTGCCCTGATCGGGGATAAGACCATTTTGTGGGGTCAGAACCGTGAATCCTTTCTGATGTACGGCACAACACCAAAATTCTGGATTGCCATGGGAGACCCTGTGGGGAAACCGGAATCCCACGATTCACTGGTGTGGCAGTTCCGGGAGACAGCAGATAAAAACGGCGCCAGGATTGCCTTTTACCAGATCTCCAAAGAGAACCTGCCCCTGTATCTTGATCTTGGACTGGTGCTGATCAAGCTGGGAGAGGAGGCCCGGGTTTCCCTGACGGATTTCGATCTTAAAGGCGGAAAACGCTCAGGGCTGCGCAGCACAAATAACAAATTCTCCAAACTGAGCCTGGAATTTCGTGTTCTGGAACGTGACCAGGTAAAAGCAGGAATCCAGGGACTGCATCAGGTTTCAGACGCCTGGCTGAAAACCCGGAAGGCAGATGAAAAAGGCTTCTCCCTTGGATTCTTTTCAGAAACTTACCTTTGCCGGAGCCGATGTGCAGTGGTCATGCAGGGAGAAAGTATTCTTGCCTTTGCCAATTTGTGGGAAACCGACAGCAAAGAAGAGATATCCATTGATCTGATGCGGTATACACCAGAGGCACCGGGGGGTATCATGGAATACCTGTTCATTCAGCTCATGCTGTGGGGGAAAAGCCATGGGTATCACTGGTTCAATCTTGGCATGTCCCCTCTGTACGGACTTGAGAAGCACCCACTGGCACCGCTGTGGCACAAGGTTGGGAATGCGGTCTTTAAATATGGCGATAATTTCTATAATTTTGAAGGACTGCATGCATACAAGGAGAAATTTGATCCGGTCTGGCAACCGCGTTACCTTGCCACCCCTGCTTTGGCTGCACCCGCTGTTTTATTGAGTGTTACCGGAATGATAGCGGGCAGTTGGAAAGGTATTTTTACCAAATAACAGCCATGGGCTGACTTGGTCTATCAATACCGAGGCTCAACCCACAACGAAACATGAAAGTAATTCAGTAAGTTATTGGAACTTTCATATAAAACAATTAGACAATAAAAAAAGATGGTCTAGATAAAGATGGTTTCTACGTTAGACTAAAAAAGGTTACTCTTATGTTTGACTGGTTTGCCGATCGACGCAGAAAAAAACTCATCCAGACACCGTTTCCCGCCTCATGGGAAAATATCGTCCGCAGTAATGTGGCCCATTTCTGTATGCTGGAGAATGCCCAGCAGGATCACCTTCGTAACTTGGTAAAGGTCTTTGTCGCCGAGAAAAATTGGGTTGGAGCAGGCGGACTGGAACTTACAGATGAGATCCGCGTAACGATTGCGGCACAGGCTTGTCTGCTTCTTCTTGGACTGGCCCACAATTATTATAGGAATGTCGAATCCATCATCGTTTATCCTTCTACGGTTGTTCCCCCTCAACGCAGGCCGAATTTCTTTGATAATACAATTGCACCCGCCGGAATCGCCCATCCCATCATCGGCCAGGCATTCCAGAATGGGCCGGTAATTATCATCTGGGATGCTGCCCTGAGTGGCGGCCGCCATCCTGAATGCGGTCACAACGTGATTTACCATGAATTTGCCCACAAGCTTGATATGCTGGATGGCATGGCCGACGGAACACCACCACTGCAAAACCGGACTGAATACCATGACTGGGTTCTGATATGTTCGCGTGAATATCTGCGCCTTAAAAAGGATGCGGGCAAGGGCAGGAAATCTTTTCTTGATGCCTACGGTGCAACAAATGAAGCAGAATTTTTTGCAGTTGCCACCGAGCAATTTTTTGACCAGCCTCAACGAATGCGGGAGAACACACCTGATCTTTATCGTGTTTTGCAGGAATACTATAATCAGGACCCTTACGAACGGATGTCCCGGAATACCTGCACAGGTTAACCGGGATACGTTATATTATTGGGACAAGAGAAAATGTTTTTCCATATGGTTTTCATTTTCATGACAGCCCGCAAGGCCGTCATGGAAATTGTTTCCGAGACGGTGAAAAAATCCGCAGCCAAAACAAATGATCAAAAGGAAATTAAAAAATGACATTACACTCAAAAAATTCTAATTCTATCTCCCCATTACCAGGCAAACCAAATCAGAACTATTTCCGTTTCCATATGCCACACCGTCATCTTGCCTCGATTTATGGAGATAATTGGTTCTCGCTCAAGGCCGAAGCCTTTGCCCGCTTTTTTGGAACGCCTGTTTTTCTAGTGGCACAGACGGTGATCGTTGCAATCTGGATCAGCATGAACGCATTTGGTTTCACCAGGTTCGACGTCTACCCCTTCATTCTGCTCAACCTAGCCTTCAGTCTCCAGGCGGCTTATGCAGCGCCGCTGATTCTGTTGGCACAGACCCGACAGGCCGACAGGGACAAAGCGAACGCCGATGCCGATGCGCAGCATCGGGAAGCCCTTGCCATCGCGAGTGATAAGCGCCTGGAAATTGCTCAACAAAACACGGAGCAACTGATGGAACTGATGAAGCAAAACACCTAACTCACCGAACTCACGAAACAGTTGAGCCAGCGTATTGAGGTGTTGACCCTCGAGATGCACGGCAAGATATTCGGGGATGACACAAAAAAATAAGCGTCAACAATCAACGCACCTGAAATCGTTCCGCCGGATTTTGCTGGTAAGGGAATCAGAAATAAATAATTCATAGGAGCCTCTAAAACAAGGCAAATTGTTCATAGAGGTCTGAATGCTGGTGTTTCAACTTATTTATCAGCGGTCCTTTTTTATAGCCGTTAAAAATCACAGCAAAGGGGCAAGCAAACGGAATGTATTCTCGATAAAATGCCTCCAGGCGGAGCGTTGTCGCCACGCCGCAAGGACCAGTTTGTCTGTGCTGCCGAGGTAGGTATCCTGGAGCAACCGCAATTGCCCTGTGAAATTTGTGTCGTAAACAACCAGTGAACTCTCGGAATTGAGCCACATACTGCGCATGTCAAGGTTGACAGAGCCGAAGATACTTATCGAACCGTCAATGGTCAGACTCTTGGTGTGAAGCAAACCACCCTTGAAAAGAGCAATATTCACCCCGGCGGACATCAGTTCATCAAAGTGTGCAACGCTCGCATGACGGACGAGCAGCGAGTCGTTGATAGCCGGAACGATTAAAGTGACCTCGACACCTCGCAGGGCAGCCGACAAAAGGGCGGTAAGCATCGATTCGTCAGGAACGAAGTAAGGGGTGGTCATCACTATCTCCCGGCGTGCAGCGTAAATTGCAGTCAGCAGCAACTGGTGAATGGCTTCCGGTTTAAGATCCGGTCCGGAAGGCACAACCTGAACCGTCGCTCCGGCTGCCGCGGGAGAATGGTTTCCGGCGGTGGGCGGCGGTTCCCATGTGCGGCCGGTCTCGATGGACCAATCCAGTCCGAAAATGCCGTCAAGGGCAAGGGCGGTGGGGCCGGTTATGCGTGCGATTGCGTCCACCCATTGTCCAACTCCCGATTCTTGTTTGAAAAATCTGGGATCAACGAGATTCTGGCTGCCGGTATAGGAAATACAATCGTCGATGACGACTATCTTGCGATGATTTCTCAGATCCCTGCGAACAAAGAGGCCCCGAAGGGGCCCTGTGGGCAGCGCAGCCCGCAGCTTCACGCCCGAATGGATCAGCTGCCGGGCCAAGCTGCTCCTGAGAAATGTCTTGCTGCCGATGGCATCTGCCAGGGCCCGGCAGTGCACGCCACGTTGTGCCGCCCGTTTTAGCGCGGCCACAACATCATTGGCACGCCCACCCTCGTGCCAGATGTAAAAGCAGAGATCACACCGGTTGCGGGCAGCGTCGATATCAGCCACGATTGCGTCAAATACAGCATGGAAGTTGTTGAGCAACTCGATATTGTTTCCGGGCAGGGCCGGAAAACCAAGGACGTTTAAGGCATATCGTCGTAGAGGCTCCGCTGTTACCTCGATCTGGATGGATTCCCCATTGTATTGATTCTTTAAGCCCGCTTGCCATTGCTGCAAGCTACAGATGCTCGCGGCCACGCGTGCTGCCCTTTGCCGTCCAAGGCGCCGTTCGCCGAACATAAGGTACACGGCTGCACCGACAAAGGGCGCGCTGGAAATCACTGCCAGCCATCCCAATGAAACGCCCACGGACGGACATCTCAATATGACCCGAACGGACAACCCTGCCACGATGAGCCAATGGGTGACCAGGACAAACGTACTGAATAGGTGAGGGTTCATACCTCACCAACTTGGGCTTCGGCCTTTTCGGACGCCGGTGTTGCCATAGCCTCCAGAAGAGACCTGTGGGCTATCCTGGAAACAAGGATCATGACCACAATACAAACGACGAGTCCGCCAATGATTGCCAGACCGTGCAGGTGAGCGGTTCGTGCATCACTGCTCGCCAGGCGGGCAACGTGCTTGCCAACGTGCCCGAAGTAAACCTCGATGAACAAGTTGGGGATAGAGGCCAGAAAGGCAAGCAAAAACAGGGGAAAGCCGACGCCTGCAGCACCGAGCATATAACTTACGGTTGCGGGATTCAACGGCGTCAGGCGTAGAAGCACCTGCAGGCGGAACTCGTCACGAATGACAGCGCGCTGGATGGCAGCCAGGGACGGTTTGGCATTGATCATTCCCTGAACCCGTGCCCGCAGGAGCCTGCGCGACAGCGCATATTGAATTGGTCCTGCCAGCAGGCTTCCTGCCAGGACCAATGCGCATCCCGAGCCCATTCCCAATAGCGCTCCGGCAATGATGCAAAGCACAGTGTCTGGCAACAAAACTGAAGTGGTTAGAATGAAGAGCGCGACAAACGCGGGCGCCCCCCAGGGGCCAAGTTTCGTGAGCCATGACTCGATGGCATGGATGTGATGCTCAATTTCGTTCCCGCCGGCTACAATGGCAATGATCAAAAACAGGCCGGCCGCCAGATAAGGGAACGCTGCTCTTAAATCCACGCGTGTCAGGAACCATCGTGTCCGCATATTTTTATCAGAATCCTGGATCTTGTTCATACTGTCTTTGCACCTTTTTGGTCTCTTTTTTAAATTTCGGTATAATCTAAAATCAAATCAGATAAAGGCATTCTCCACCCCGACACTTTCCCGCCAAATGTTTGATACAAGGAACCAAAACCGTCAAGGTTAGAGGTCTGCATCATGGTCTGAGGCCATTGCCTTAACTTTTTTCTTTTTCAGGGTATACCCGCCCCAGGTCTGTTGGGCGACTCCGACCACCATGAATGCATCGGGGTCGATCCGGTTAATGATAAACTTTACATCATAGACCCGGGAGCGCAGTACGGTGAGATATAATAGGGTGCGTTCTTCTCCGGAATACCCGCCTTTGACCGGCCACATGGTCACGCCGCGTTTCAATTCGTTGATAATGGCATGCCGCAGGGGTTCGGGGTTTTGGGTAATGATTATCAGGGTGCGCCTCTGGCTGGCCCCTTCCATGGCAAAATCTGCGCTTATGCCTGCGATCAGAAGCGCCAGAAAGGCCAGTAACGACGTTTCCCAATTGAAGACAAAGCCGGCAACGACAATAATTATCACATCCACATAAAGGCCGGACTGGGACATGGGAAATCCGGTTTTATTGTAAATGATCCGGGTAATGATTGATGTGCCACCGATGGTGCCGCCAAAACGGTAGATAATACCCAAACCGATACCAATGAGCAGACCACTGTATATGGTTGCCAAAAGTTTGTTTTCAGTGATGGGGAATTCAGTGAAAACCGTTGGCATGTTGACAATAAAAAATTCTGTGGCGCCGGAAAACACCACCACCGCCAGGGTGGAGGTAAACAAAAACCGCCATTTACCCAGGGTGAAAAAGCCAAGGATGAACAATGGAATGTTTGCCGTAAAATAAAACAGACCCGGGGAAAATCCGGTTAGGTTATTTACGATAATGCCCAATCCGGATACCCCGCCTGCAGCCAGATTGTACGGCATTTGAAACAATACATAGGCAAAGGCGTTGAGCACCGCACCTATTGTAATGGCCAACTGCTGATTTAAAATCCGCAGGATTTTATGCCAACCGGGCGATTCAAGTTTTTGTTTAACCGCTTCTTTCAGTTTTTTTCGTGACAAGCAAGACTCCTTTTTTACGCCAATGTCCGGTCGTTTCAAATGGCCGGACCCTCGGATTTGAACCGGACCGATGCCTAACGCGGTTCCGGCTTCACCCATTTGTAAACACCCCTTGATACCCGTTCCAGTTTGCCCTTTCTTATAAGGCCGGACAGGATATTTCTGACCTTTTGCGGCGCCATGTCCGATTTTTCAATGACTTCGGCCGCGGTTGTGTGGCGTTTTGTCCTTCGCCTGAACAGGGTTTCAATGCCGGCGGCATCTTTGATTTTTGGGGAAGCGGTTTTCTTGCCGGTGCCGGCGGACCGGGGGGAATTTTTTTCGGCCCTTGGGGCCTTTGGTCTTTTCGGTTTTGACTTCCCAGTCCTTGGTTTCCCGGATTTGGGGGCTGCTTTACCGGGTGATTCAGGCACGGCCAGCGGTAAGGATGCTGATCCGTCCATATCAAGGTCGATGCCGAACATATCTGAGAGGTTCGGGCTTTCTTCATCAATGACTCTTGAGGATTTCTTCTCAGACCGGCTCAAAAGATCCTTCTTTGTCTCTTTGACGGTTTCGGAGATCAACTCATTGACCTTTGCCTTTCTCAACACGAAGAACAGGCCCGGGTCCTGGTCTAGACGGGCACCGATCCCATACAGTACGGCTGCCACATGTTTGCACATAACTGCCCTGTCCGGGCAGGAGCAATCGAGTTCAATCTCTTTGGGAGAGGGGAAAAGACCTTTTTCTTTCTGGGTAAACAGATCTTCAAGTGCCTTGGGAAACTTGCCCGCCATCAGTTGTTTGATGCTTTCCATTTTCCCCTTGCACTGATCTTTGATGCGCTGCCATTGTTTTTGGGGAATGGGGTTGATGGTGACTGTGACCCGGTAGGGGGAGGGCTCGCCTCCCATGACCAGGCCTGAGACCTTGCCCGGTTGAATCTGAAGATCCAGAACTGCTTTGTGCCGGACATAGCTGCGGCCCCGGCCGATCCGGTTAGCATAATCGGCGTACCGTTCCAGGTTTTTGTTCCAGGCTTTGCCCCACCATGTTTTTGTAAGGGTCTGGCCCTCAATGACCACGGGCTGAATACCGGGGTTTTTCTTTTTTAAGGCCGCAAGTTTTTTTTCAGCCTTTGCCCGTTTTTCTGCCACGGTCACGTATTTGGGATACCCGTAATGCATTATTAGATTCCTTCTACCGCTAAAACGTTAGCTGCTGTGTTATTCCGGCAGGGTGAGCCGGAACAGGTCCAGCAGGTATTTATCATCCATTTCCGTGATCAGTCCCTGGGCGGACGAGGTGACCACCTGGTCGGCCAGGGTTTGTTTTTCACTGATCATCAAATCAATCTTTTCCTCAATGGTGCCCCGGGTGACAAATTTATGCACCAGGACTTTTTTTGTCTGCCCGATGCGAAACGCCCTGTCCGTGGCCTGATTTTCCACGGCCGGGTTCCACCATCTGTCAAAATGGACCACATGACTGGCCCGGGTCAGGTTCAGGCCCACGCCCCCGGCTTTTAAAGAGAGCACCATAAAAGGGCAATAGGCATTGTCCTGGAACGTTTGTATCAGTTTTTTGCGTTTTGCAACAGGCACAGATCCATGGAGCACGAGTCCCGGGTGATGGAAGATGGTTTCAAGAAAGGCCCGTAAAGGTTCTGTCATCTCCTTGAATTGGGTAAACACGAGAACTCGTTCACGTTTTTCATAAACGGTTTCACAGATGCTGCCAAGGCGCATGAATTTACCGCTGTGGGCGGCCTTGAAGTCCCCGGACCCTGTGATTTGGTCCGGGTGGTTGCACAATTGTTTGAACCGTAGAAGAAAGGAGAGCACCAGCCCTTTTCGCTGGATGCCCTCGGATGTTTCAATGGCCTGCTTTAAATCCTTGACCGATTTTTTGTACAACACCACCTGTTTGGGGCTTAAATCGGCAAATACCTTCATCTCCACCTTGTCCGGCAGGTCTTTGATTACGGTTTTATCGGTTTTCAGGCGGCGCAGGATATAGGGAGAGATCATCTGCCGCAGCCTGGCATACCCCTTGGGATTGTCTTTCAGGGTTTTGGCAAAACCTGAAAATTCTGTTTTATTGCCCAAAAGCCCGGGATTTAAAAAATCAAACAAGGACCACAGGTCTGATAGCCGGTTTTCCACAGGGGTGCCGGTCATGACGATCCGGTGGGCCGCAGGCAGGGCTTTGACGGCACGGGTTTGCAGGGTGGCGGGATTTTTAATGGCCTGGGCTTCGTCCAGAATCAGACTGTGCCAGGAATATTTGGCAAGCCAGGCGTATTTTTTCACCAGGGTGTAGCTGGTGATGACCAGATCCAGGCGGTTGAGCTGGGCTTTGGTCAATTTGAATGCCTTGTTCTTCTCTGTCTTGCCGGGCTGTGAATTCGAAGGGGTAAAACCGGGATGGGCCACACAGGTTTTAAGGCCGGGCAGAAATCGGTTGATTTCCGACTGCCAGTTTGAAATCAGAGACGCTGGTACCACCAGAAGACTTGCGGGGCGTTTGCGGTTTGGCGGAAACGTGCTCAGCCATGCCAGGATCTGGACGGTTTTTCCCAGGCCCATATCATCGGCCAGGCAGGCCCCGAATCCGTAGGACGCCAAAAAGTTCAGCCAGTCTACGCCCTTTGACTGGTAGGGCCGCAATTTTGCCTTGAAGCCTTTGCCCGGTACCACCGGCTCAACCTGTTCCGGGTGGGTCATCTTTTCCAGTACGGACGTTAGCCATGTTCCGCTGGATACATTGATATCCACCTGGCCGGTATTGCCTCGGCCAAGCATTTTTTCCGGCTCCAGCCGGGTCCGCATGGCTGTTCCCAGGGTCATGCCCGAGGCGACCAGATCCTCAATCCGGTCGCAGGCCTTCAGGGCCTGTTTCAGTTTTTCCGGGTCCACGGCAACCCATTTGTTTTTGATAAATGCCAGGCCCTGGCTCTCTTCCAGCATGGTTTCAATCTCCTGCCTGGATAACGCTATATCGCCCAATGCCACACTGACGTTGAAATCAAGCAGCGCATCCAGCCCGGCCATGGTCGGCTTGTTATCCCCCATGGAGATGGTCACTTGGGGAGTGGAAGCGGTTTGTTTCCACCAGTCCGGAATCCGGCAGAGCACGCCGCAGGCCTCGTAATCCGGGATCTCCTTGAGAAAGC
This genomic window contains:
- a CDS encoding DEAD/DEAH box helicase, with product MTDKTKEQPVVSVMPDQALVLEWEMVKYKVSPDQVLCLQEIAQTAENRKDDWLYDLGFKQFPLNLSASLDYFLRFSRCFVQALLKTPELETLRQDAIISIPPRLISDFISACPMMAGAEYVTAGMLEGLWQGFNGAFSRAITAFKGRVSDYFREKNPDLHPAGRVFFHLVEAKNSNLPFAFMATYSAGMGANGKPKHLPLKHAIETHDDDDLLTLLSTVYKAAEKSRIVADLIESGELFHPLAWDGDEAFRFLKEIPDYEACGVLCRIPDWWKQTASTPQVTISMGDNKPTMAGLDALLDFNVSVALGDIALSRQEIETMLEESQGLAFIKNKWVAVDPEKLKQALKACDRIEDLVASGMTLGTAMRTRLEPEKMLGRGNTGQVDINVSSGTWLTSVLEKMTHPEQVEPVVPGKGFKAKLRPYQSKGVDWLNFLASYGFGACLADDMGLGKTVQILAWLSTFPPNRKRPASLLVVPASLISNWQSEINRFLPGLKTCVAHPGFTPSNSQPGKTEKNKAFKLTKAQLNRLDLVITSYTLVKKYAWLAKYSWHSLILDEAQAIKNPATLQTRAVKALPAAHRIVMTGTPVENRLSDLWSLFDFLNPGLLGNKTEFSGFAKTLKDNPKGYARLRQMISPYILRRLKTDKTVIKDLPDKVEMKVFADLSPKQVVLYKKSVKDLKQAIETSEGIQRKGLVLSFLLRFKQLCNHPDQITGSGDFKAAHSGKFMRLGSICETVYEKRERVLVFTQFKEMTEPLRAFLETIFHHPGLVLHGSVPVAKRKKLIQTFQDNAYCPFMVLSLKAGGVGLNLTRASHVVHFDRWWNPAVENQATDRAFRIGQTKKVLVHKFVTRGTIEEKIDLMISEKQTLADQVVTSSAQGLITEMDDKYLLDLFRLTLPE